The Methanosarcina barkeri MS DNA window TTGATCTTGATGTTGTTATGCAGCGGGGATTTGGCGATATAAAATGTGTGGAATCAGGAGGGCCTGAACCAGGTGTAGGATGTGCAGGCAGGGGAATTATCACTTCTATCGGGCTACTTGAAAACCTAGGAGCATATACCGATGATCTTGATTATGTATTCTACGACGTACTTGGTGACGTTGTGTGTGGTGGATTTGCTATGCCTATCCGCGAAGGAAAAGCAAAAGAGATTTACATAGTTGCCAGTGGAGAATTGATGGCTATCTATGCTGCAAATAACATATGTAAAGGACTTGCTAAGTTTGCCAAAGGGGGAGCCCGTCTGGGAGGTATCATCTGCAACAGTAGAAATGTCGACGGAGAGCGTGAACTCCTCGACGCTTTTGCAAAAAAACTTGGAAGTCATTTAATTCACTTCATACCCAGGGACAACATTGTCCAGAGAGCAGAAATTAACAGGAAGACTGTAATTGATTTTGACCCCGAATCCAACCAGGCAAAAGAATACCTGACTCTTGCCCACAACGTCCAGAACAACGACAAACTTGTCGTTCCAACTCCGCTCCCAATGGAAGAGTTAGAAGCAATGATGGTTGAATTCGGAATTGTTGATCTGTGATGATTGGATTTAAAACTATATAACTATAATTTGAGAGTTGAGAGGAGTTAAAAACTATGCAGATGATACGTGCAATCATCAGGCCAGGCATGGAAACTAAAGTTATCGAGTGCCTTGAAAAAGAGGGATGCATTTCCCTTACAAAAATGGAAGTCTTTGGTAGAGGGAAGCAGAAAGGTATCCATATAGCAGACATCAGCTATGATGAACTGCAGAAGACCATGCTTCTAATGGTGGTAGAAGACGAACATAAAGACAGGGCTATAAAGACTATAATGGAGTCCGCCAGGACCGGAAAATACGGAGATGGTAGGATCTTCGTAACCCCTGTGGAAGAAGCCTATACCATAAGAACTGGAAAACCAGGACTTTAAAGCCGGATTTTCGGAGGAAAATCCTATGAAAGAGATTACTGCGATAATTAGGATGAACAAAGCCCAGAGAACTAAAGATGTCCTGCTTGAATGCGGCTTTCCTTCATTTACCGTAAGAAGGGTTATGGGCCGCGGGAAACAAAGAGGGCTTTGCCATGAATTTAATCCCCCTCTGCCAGATCCGGAAAAAGAAGCTGAGACCTGTATTCGCTTCATCCCAAAACGAATGTTCACAATCGTTGTGGATGACGAAAATGTAAGTGAAGTGGTCCAGAAAATCATAGAAGTTAACCAGACCGGAAATGCAGGAGATGGAAAGATTTTCGTTTCAGACGTTACTGAAGCAATCCGTATCCGGACTGGAGAAAGCGGAGAGGCGACAGTAAATAAGGAGCTGGTATAATGGGAGCAGAAATAGATTCAAGAATTGAAGACGAACAAAAGCTTGTCGATGATATGTTAAAAGTGCTCCCGGAAAAAGCTGCGAGAAACAGAAGAAAACACATAGTTGTCAGGAATTGTTCCACTGAACAACACATCGAAGCCGACGACAAGGTAATTCCTGGCATCCTTACAAACCGCGGATGCGCTTTTGCAGGTACCAAGGGTGTGGTTTTCGGGCCGATTAAGGATATGGTACACCTCGTTCACGGTCCTATAGGCTGTGCATTCTATACCTGGGGCACCAGACGAAACTTTGCAAAGGCAGAAGAGGGTGGAGATAACTTCATGAATTACTGCGTATGCACTGACATGAAGGAAACCGATATTGTCTTTGGAGGAGAAAAAAAGCTCAAAAAAGCTATTGACGAAGTTGTGAAAATTTTCCACCCTGAAGCTATCACTATCTGCGCAACCTGTCCTGTAGGGCTTATCGGAGATGACATTGAATCCGTTGCCAGAGAAGCTGAAAAGGAGCATGGGATCAAGGTAATTCCCGCCCGTTGCGAAGGATATAGAGGAGTTAGCCAGTCGGCAGGCCACCACATCGCAAGCAACGCCCTGATGGAGCACCTCATTGGGACTGAAGAAATTAAAAGTCCAACACCTTTTGATATAAACGTCTTTGGAGAGTACAATATTGGAGGAGATCTCTGGGAAGTCAAACCAATTTTTGAAAAAATTGGGTACAGGATTGTCTCAAGTTTAACCGGAGACGGTTCATTCCACAGGATCTCACAGGCTCATCAGGCAAAACTAAGTATTCTGCTTTGCCACCGTTCCATTAACTATACTAACCGGATGATGGAAGAAAAATACGGTGTTCCCTGGCTGAAAGTAAATTACATTGGTACGAAAGGAACTGAAAAATCCCTGCGGAAAATGGCAGAGTTCTTTGACGACCCGGAACTTACCCGGAAGACAGAAGAAGTCATTGCTGAAGAAAAAGCAAAATATGCAGAAGATATCGAAAAATACAGGAAAAAACTCAAGGGAAAAACTGCCTTCATCTATGCCGGAGGTTCTAGATCGCATCACTATATAAATCTCTTTGAGGAACTTGGCATGAAAGTGATTGCTGCAGGCTATCAATTTGCTCACAGAGACGACTATGAAGGCAGGCAAATAATTCCTCAGATCAAAGAAAAGGCTCTTGGATCAATTCTTGAAGATGTGCACTACGAAAGGGATGAAAACGTCAAACCCACAGTCAGTCCTGAAAGGATTGAAGAACTGAAAACGAAAATTGGACTCATGGACTATAAAGGCCTTTTCCCGGATGCGGAAGACGGAACCATTGTTATTGATGATCTTAATCACCATGAGACTGAAGTCCTTGTAAAGACCCTTAAGCCGGATATTTTCTGCTCTGGAATCAAGGATAAATACTGGGCTCAGAAACTTGGAGTCCCGTCAAGACAGATCCATTCGTACGATTACAGTGGAAGGTATACAGGCTTTTCCGGAGTTTTGAACTTTGCAAGGGACATTGATATGGCTCTGCACAGCCCAACCTGGAAGTTCATACGCCCACCCTGGAAAGCAGAAGATGTAGAATAAGAGGGAGAAAAATGTTAGACTATACCCCATGTGAAGAAGTAACCAGAGAAGCAGTAACCATTAACCCTGCAAAAACCTGCCAACCAATAGGCGCAGTCTATGCAGCTCTTGGTGTACACAACTGCATGCCGCACAGTCACGGATCCCAGGGATGCCTCTCCTATCTGCGTATGTGCTTAAGCAGGCACTACCGAGAAGCTGCCCTGGCAACTACCAGCAGTTTTTCGGAAGGAACTGCCGTATTCGGAGGCGCTGCAAACCTTAAGGAAGCCCTCGTAAACCTGACTACAATATACAAACCTGAAGTAATCGCCATCCATACTACTTGCGTCGCAGAAACAATAGGTGACGACGTAGGGGTCATCTTAGAAGATGTAGAGGCCGAAGAACTCATAGATCCTTCTATTAAGATCTGTGCAGCTTCTACTCCTAGTTACGTGGGCACCCATATTACCGGCTATGACAATATGGTAAAGTCCTTTGTAACCACCTTTACTAAAAAGAGCAAACCAAACGGGAAACTAAACATAATCCCCGGTTTTGTAGAACCTGGGGACATACGGGAAATAAAACGCATACTCTCAATAATGGGAATTTCCAGCATTGTGTTTCCCGATACGACTGATGTCTTTGATGCTCCTCTGACCGGCGAACCTGGAATGTATCCAAAAGGTGGGACTCCTATAGGAGATATAGAGGATTCTGCAAACTCAGTTGGAACTATTGCTCTCTGCAGGATGGCAGGAGGCTCAGCTGCAAAGATCCTTGAAGGCCGCTACAAAGTCCCGGCAAAAATAGGGCCTACTCCCATAGGAATCAGGAATACCGACCGTTTCGTAATGAACGCGGCAAAACTTGCTAATGTAGCAATTCCTCCCGAGCTTGAAGATGAAAGAGGAAGGCTTGTGGATATGATGACCGATGCACATCCACACTATCACGGAAAAAAGGTAGCTATTTACGGAGATCCTGATATCCTTACAGGCTTGACCAGTCTTGTGATGGAAATGGGCATGGAGCCTGTTGTAGTACTTACAGGAACCAAGAGTTCGGAGTTTGAAAAAGAAGTAGAAGGACTCATAGGTCCGGAGCACCCCGAAGCTGATGTAATTTCCGGAGGTGACATGTTTACCCTTCACCAGATAATCAAGAGAAAACCTGTTGATCTTCTTATAGGCAACACCTATGGGAAATTCATATCAAGGGCAGAGGATGTACCCCTGGTCAGGGTAGGGTTCCCGATTATGGACAGGGCAAACCTGCATTACTTCCCAATCATGGGATACGCAGGAGCTGCAAGACTTGTAGAGCGTATAGGAAATACCCTTCTTGACAGGAAAGACAGGGATGCTCCAGACTGGTTGCTTGAAACCATCCAGTAAATCATATTTTCAAAAAATTAACAGAATAACTGGTAAACTGCCGCTGCAAACCTGAAAACCAAAGCAGAGGGGAGTGAAGGAAATGAAGGAGAAAATTGGAATAGTGGATACTCTCGAAGAAAGGAAGCCATATATTACCAGAAAACAAGAAAAAGGGCAGGAAATTCCTCTTGCCTGTGATAATAACTCTCTTGCAGGAGCTATCAGCCAGCGAGCCTGTGTTTATTCGGGAGCCAGGGTTGTCTTAAACCCTGTAACCGATGCTGTTCACCTGGTCCACGGCCCAATCGGCTGTGCAGGCTATACCTGGGACATAAGAGGTGCAAAGTCCAGCGGGATTGAAACAAACCGCACCAGCTTTAGCACGGATATGAAAGAGATCGATGTAGTCTTCGGAGGAGAGAAAAAGCTTTCAAATGCTATTGATGAACTGGTGGAGCTCTACCACCCTCCTGTTATTTTCGTTTATTCCACGTGCATAGTTGGAATCATTGGAGATGATCTGGAGTCCGTGTGCAAGACTGCAAGCCAGAAACACAACATCCATGTAATTCCTGTAAAATCCGAAGGCTTCAAAGGCAATAAGTCCGACGGATACAAAGCTGCCTGTGACGCCTTAAAAAGGTTGATCAAAAGACCTTCCGAAGATGAAATTAAGAAGAAAGGCCCCAGAGTTCCTGAAA harbors:
- the nifD gene encoding nitrogenase molybdenum-iron protein alpha chain, translating into MGAEIDSRIEDEQKLVDDMLKVLPEKAARNRRKHIVVRNCSTEQHIEADDKVIPGILTNRGCAFAGTKGVVFGPIKDMVHLVHGPIGCAFYTWGTRRNFAKAEEGGDNFMNYCVCTDMKETDIVFGGEKKLKKAIDEVVKIFHPEAITICATCPVGLIGDDIESVAREAEKEHGIKVIPARCEGYRGVSQSAGHHIASNALMEHLIGTEEIKSPTPFDINVFGEYNIGGDLWEVKPIFEKIGYRIVSSLTGDGSFHRISQAHQAKLSILLCHRSINYTNRMMEEKYGVPWLKVNYIGTKGTEKSLRKMAEFFDDPELTRKTEEVIAEEKAKYAEDIEKYRKKLKGKTAFIYAGGSRSHHYINLFEELGMKVIAAGYQFAHRDDYEGRQIIPQIKEKALGSILEDVHYERDENVKPTVSPERIEELKTKIGLMDYKGLFPDAEDGTIVIDDLNHHETEVLVKTLKPDIFCSGIKDKYWAQKLGVPSRQIHSYDYSGRYTGFSGVLNFARDIDMALHSPTWKFIRPPWKAEDVE
- the nifK gene encoding nitrogenase molybdenum-iron protein subunit beta — encoded protein: MLDYTPCEEVTREAVTINPAKTCQPIGAVYAALGVHNCMPHSHGSQGCLSYLRMCLSRHYREAALATTSSFSEGTAVFGGAANLKEALVNLTTIYKPEVIAIHTTCVAETIGDDVGVILEDVEAEELIDPSIKICAASTPSYVGTHITGYDNMVKSFVTTFTKKSKPNGKLNIIPGFVEPGDIREIKRILSIMGISSIVFPDTTDVFDAPLTGEPGMYPKGGTPIGDIEDSANSVGTIALCRMAGGSAAKILEGRYKVPAKIGPTPIGIRNTDRFVMNAAKLANVAIPPELEDERGRLVDMMTDAHPHYHGKKVAIYGDPDILTGLTSLVMEMGMEPVVVLTGTKSSEFEKEVEGLIGPEHPEADVISGGDMFTLHQIIKRKPVDLLIGNTYGKFISRAEDVPLVRVGFPIMDRANLHYFPIMGYAGAARLVERIGNTLLDRKDRDAPDWLLETIQ
- a CDS encoding P-II family nitrogen regulator, which translates into the protein MKEITAIIRMNKAQRTKDVLLECGFPSFTVRRVMGRGKQRGLCHEFNPPLPDPEKEAETCIRFIPKRMFTIVVDDENVSEVVQKIIEVNQTGNAGDGKIFVSDVTEAIRIRTGESGEATVNKELV
- a CDS encoding P-II family nitrogen regulator, with amino-acid sequence MQMIRAIIRPGMETKVIECLEKEGCISLTKMEVFGRGKQKGIHIADISYDELQKTMLLMVVEDEHKDRAIKTIMESARTGKYGDGRIFVTPVEEAYTIRTGKPGL
- the nifH gene encoding nitrogenase iron protein, with translation MRQIAIYGKGGIGKSTTTQNLTASLSTMGNKIMLVGCDPKADSTRMLLGGLNQKTVLDTLRSEGDEGVDLDVVMQRGFGDIKCVESGGPEPGVGCAGRGIITSIGLLENLGAYTDDLDYVFYDVLGDVVCGGFAMPIREGKAKEIYIVASGELMAIYAANNICKGLAKFAKGGARLGGIICNSRNVDGERELLDAFAKKLGSHLIHFIPRDNIVQRAEINRKTVIDFDPESNQAKEYLTLAHNVQNNDKLVVPTPLPMEELEAMMVEFGIVDL